The Lipingzhangella halophila genomic interval TGGCGCCCGAAGGACGCCTGAACGAGCTGCTGGCCGTGGGCGCCCAGGACGGCGAGGTCGCGCTGGATCCGCCCGACCCGACCGCCACCACTCCGGAGGACGCCGCCGTTGCCGAGGAGGAGGCGGGGGACACCCAGCAGAGTGGCGAGGGCGGGAACGACGACAGCGACGCCGCCGGCAACGCGGGGGACCGCGTCCCCATTACCTGGACGGTCGACCCGGGCCTGCTCAGCGACATCAACCGCCTCACGGCCGAGCCGTACCACGTCCTGGAGGACCCGCTGGCGGTCTCGGCCGAGTCGCAGCCGACCGCCAAGACCTACGATCCCAGCCCGGAAGCCGCCTCCTGGATCGCGCAGGCGCGCGAGATCATCGGCGACGACTCGCTGATCTCCACCCCCTTCGCCTCCGCCGACATCGCCGCACTGCTGCGCAACGGCCTGGAGAACGACGCCGAGGCCGCGATGTCACTCGGGGACGAGACCGTCGAGAGGGTCCTGGAACGCCGGGCCGACTCCGCCTACGCGGTCCCGGCGAACGGGACCATGAACCAGAACACGCGCGACTTCTTCGCCGAGCACGGAGCGGAACGCTTCATCCTGCGCGACGCCGCGATGCCGGGCCAGGACTGGCTCGGCTACACCCCAACCGCGCAGGCCAACTTCGCTACGGAGGACGACGGCAGCGAAGGCGGCTCCGCGTTGGTCGCCGACAGCCAGTTGACCAGTGTTCTCGGCACCCCCAGCCAGGGACCGGGCGAGACGGCCCTCGCCCAGCAGCGGTTCGCGGCCGAAACAGCGCTGATCTCCGCGGAGCAGACCGACACCGACCGCACGATCCTGGCCGCGCCTCCGCGGGACTGGGACCCCGGCGCCGAGTTCGCCCAGGACGTGCTCCGCTCCTCGGAGGACCTGCCGTGGCTGAACCCGGTCGCGCTCGACGACGTCGACGAGGCCGGCTCCGAGAGCGAGGACGAACGCCGCGGCCTGACCTACCCCGAGGACGAGTCCGACAAGGAGCTCAACGACTCCTACCTGGGCAAGGTCAAGGAGGTTCGCCGCGAGGCACGGCTGTTCAACACCGTCCTGGAGGAGGGGCGCGACCCGTTCCGCCCGGCGATCCTGCGCATGGAGTCCGCCTCCTGGCGCGACGAGAAGGCGCTGGGCAACCAGGCCCGTTCGCTACTGGACCAGGCGGTAACCGACAGCCGGGGCAAGATCCGGATCATCGAGCCCGAGCCGGTCACGCTGGCCAGCAAGAGCGGCACCATCGGCGTCCTGGTCGCCAACGACCTGGAGGACGAGACGGTCACGGTGCACCTGTCGATGTTCTCCACGAACTCCGAACGGTTGGGCATCGGCGAATACCAGGACACGATGGAGATCGGGCCCGGCGGCAAGACGACCGTGTACGTCCCCCTCAACGCCCGGGTCAACGGGCGCACCGTGCTGCACCTGAACCTGCACAACGCCGACGGCGAGCCGGTCTCCACCGAGGAGGCCCAGATCCCGGTGAACGCGACAGGTATGGGCACCCAGGCGCTGCTGATCAGCGCGGGCGGCGCGCTCGTACTGGTCGTCGCGCTCGCTCCGCGGGCGATGCGCAAGTGGGTGCGCAGCCGCAGTCGAGCGGCACCGGCCACGAGTACC includes:
- a CDS encoding DUF6049 family protein — protein: MRRLAHLTAVVAAAAALAPALPASSAAALAAERAALPNESSRSDEDPPVIVDEITPRAVEEDSTVTITGQVNNTTDETVEEVTARLRYSPSPLGDRSELDAHAEGDTAQPPKVGPTVDLDEPLDPGATAKFELETDAEDLDLERFGVYPIAVDAVTGSGDDLGIQYTFLPYQGEGSGSDPVDIAWLWPLMDQPQRADDDTYLGEGLTNDLAPEGRLNELLAVGAQDGEVALDPPDPTATTPEDAAVAEEEAGDTQQSGEGGNDDSDAAGNAGDRVPITWTVDPGLLSDINRLTAEPYHVLEDPLAVSAESQPTAKTYDPSPEAASWIAQAREIIGDDSLISTPFASADIAALLRNGLENDAEAAMSLGDETVERVLERRADSAYAVPANGTMNQNTRDFFAEHGAERFILRDAAMPGQDWLGYTPTAQANFATEDDGSEGGSALVADSQLTSVLGTPSQGPGETALAQQRFAAETALISAEQTDTDRTILAAPPRDWDPGAEFAQDVLRSSEDLPWLNPVALDDVDEAGSESEDERRGLTYPEDESDKELNDSYLGKVKEVRREARLFNTVLEEGRDPFRPAILRMESASWRDEKALGNQARSLLDQAVTDSRGKIRIIEPEPVTLASKSGTIGVLVANDLEDETVTVHLSMFSTNSERLGIGEYQDTMEIGPGGKTTVYVPLNARVNGRTVLHLNLHNADGEPVSTEEAQIPVNATGMGTQALLISAGGALVLVVALAPRAMRKWVRSRSRAAPATSTEAGPDPAPENQAEAPQTMPHNDKSPSGERAHDTDAESSELSADADATAGADGTESGATGEVGEDENRDQ